In Aspergillus fumigatus Af293 chromosome 2, whole genome shotgun sequence, a genomic segment contains:
- a CDS encoding glutamine amidotransferase subunit DUG2, which produces MSQCRTNALITRLLWEPRQSCCQKNRERLRAMNSTVQGKPDPSGGNHDRTIPGLDSQPLTQHLNDGPDHLNTRPDCGIGHRVQASRSVLALVIDDECVFAGLQGGDIVAWSLETYELVLSVHAHQESVLGLYLSEDGDLLFSSGGDSVINVWSTRTFDRLYSIHSHHDVGDIFSVAYSSSLKTIYCGGQNTSIQWCDLSKTDAVSTNQSAAHLSKRTHRFFDSRGPDGSRAPRPDAGADGVRAVIQGGQVLTFKRDHHKLFSHHGYIYTMLLVRGLLESSPTEEVLVTGAGDGVVKLWRLDQDEAPSEMAALENGDPVLALAVDGSFLYCGLSGGALNIWNLDSRQLVKRITGHTGDLWAVDIVQGLVVCGDSNGVIKKFNSRFEEVGSWIAHGGTMLASAAGRFKDRLIYASGGNDNTVGIWDLTEVSSKQNEQAPINNDEMVNFLARFVAFKTVSASPKFAGECNQGAAFLRRHCIYLGAKTKLLPTGQDTNPIVYARFSANSPDKVDKTLLFYGHYDVVSADANRTKWNTDPYQLASIDGFLYGRGVSDNKGPILAALYAAADLARQKALPCDVVFLIEGEEESGSQGFHETVRQHKPEIGSVDWILLANSYWLDDYNPCLTYGLRGVVHANLIVTSDHPDLHSGIDGSALLDEPLKDLSMLLASLVGPKGRINIPGFHDLVLPLTEAEKQRFADVARILLPQHPEITDRDALINSLMHRWREPSLTIHSVEVPGSSKAATTTISRKAKASLSIRVVPNQEADEVAANLTMYAQEQFDKLESQNDLTVEITGKSDPWLGDPDNEIFATLSEAITAAWSRDQTSQKHQYPPLQRFPKGKDTPGLARTDSSDSLASHIDRIIMSTTTSSASKSKARQRSALSSTVPTSSTLTSKSGVIVSPDASGDSSDEKPAAPAQEPVATRSTVQPIFIREGGSIPTIRFLEKEFSAPAANLPCGQASDNAHLYNERLRVENLYKSREIFQYVFSRLPRRHRPS; this is translated from the exons ATGTCTCAATGCAGGACAAATGCTCTGATAACCCGTCTTCTATGGGAACCTAG ACAGTCATGTTGTCAGAAGAACCGAGAGCGCCTTCGAG CGATGAACAGCACAGTGCAGGGGAAGCCTGATCCCTCAGGAGGAAATCATGATCGCACCATTCCGGGGCTGGACTCTCAACCATTGACTCAGCACCTCAACGATGGCCCTGATCATCTAAACACCCGACCAGACTGTGGTATTGGGCATCGAGTACAGGCTAGTCGATCCGTGCTTGCTCTGGTCATAGATGATGAGTGCGTTTTTGCTGGGTTACAGGGAGGGGATATTGTG GCGTGGTCACTCGAGACATATGAACTTGTGCTTTCTGTCCACGCTCATCAAGAAAGTGTCTTGGGTCTTTATCTGTCCGAGGACGGCgaccttctcttctccagtgGTGGAGATTCCGTCATCAAT GTCTGGTCCACGAGGACGTTTGATCGACTATATTCGATTCACTCTCACCACGACGTGGGTGATATCTTCTCCGTCGCGTACTCGTCTAGTCTGAAGACGATCTACTGCGGAGGCCAAAACACTAGCATCCAG TGGTGCGACCTCTCCAAAACAGACGCAGTCTCGACGAATCAGTCAGCCGCTCATCTGTCGAAGCGCACGCACCGGTTCTTTGATTCCCGGGGGCCCGACGGGTCACGCGCACCCCGGCCAGACGCGGGTGCTGATGGCGTACGGGCAGTCATCCAAGGTGGTCAAGTCCTGACCTTCAAGCGCGACCATCACAAACTCTTCTCGCATCATGGATACATCTACACCATGCTTCTTGTCCGAGGCCTGCTTGAATCATCGCCTACGGAGGAGGTGCTTGTGACGGGCGCTGGCGACGGCGTGGTCAAGCTGTGGCGGTTGGACCAGGACGAGGCGCCGTCCGAAATGGCAGCGCTCGAGAACGGGGATCCGGTTCTTGCGTTGGCCGTCGACGGATCGTTCCTCTACTGTGGTCTGTCCGGGGGTGCGCTAAACATTTGGAATCTGGACTCTCGGCAGCTGGTGAAGCGCATCACCGGACATACAGGTGACCTGTGGGCTGTTGATATCGTTCAGGGATTGGTGGTTTGTGGTGATTCGAATGGAGTCATCAAG AAATTTAATTCTCGATTTGAAGAAGTGGGCAGCTGGATTGCTCACGGAGGAACGATGCTGGCGTCTGCAGCCGGCCGTTTCAAGGACCGGCTTATCTACGCGAGTGGGGGCAATGACAATACGGTGGGCATCTGGGATTTGACGGAGGTGTCTAGCAAGCAGAATGAGCAAGCACCGATCAATAACG ACGAGATGGTCAACTTCCTTGCGAGATTCGTCGCCTTCAAAACAGTCTCGGCTAGCCCGAAATTCGCCGGGGAGTGCAATCAGGGCGCGGCATTCCTCCGGCGACACTGCATCTACCTGGGGGCGAAGACGAAGCTCCTGCCCACCGGACAGGACACCAATCCGATTGTGTACGCACGGTTCAGCGCCAACTCCCCGGATAAAGTTGACAAGACTCTTCTGTTCTATGGCCATTACGATGTTGTGAGTGCGGATGCCAACCGAACCAAGTGGAATACCGATCCATACCAGCTGGCATCCATCGATGGCTTTTTGTACGGCCGCGGAGTTTCCGACAACAAAGGGCCTATCTTGGCGGCATTGTATGCGGCAGCGGATCTAGCACGGCAAAAGGCGCTTCCTTGTGACGTTGTTTTCCTTAttgagggcgaggaggagtccGGGTCTCAAGGATTCCACGAGACCGTCCGACAGCACAAGCCGGAAATTGGATCGGTTGATTGGATTCTACTGGCCAACAGTTACTGGCTCGACGATTACAACCCGTGTTTGACGTACGGGTTGCGGGGGGTGGTGCATGCCAACCTGATCGTCACCAGCGACCATCCGGATCTGCACAGCGGTATTGACGGCAGCGCATTGCTGGATGAGCCGTTGAAGGATCTGTCGATGCTGCTTGCCAGCTTGGTGGGTCCTAAAGGGCGGATCAATATCCCAGGCTTCCATGACCTGGTCCTTCCCCTGACGGAAGCCGAAAAGCAGCGATTCGCCGACGTGGCAAGGATTCTGCTACCGCAGCACCCTGAAATCACCGACCGTGACGCGCTCATCAACTCGCTGATGCACCGGTGGCGGGAGCCATCTCTTACCATCCATTCGGTTGAGGTGCccggcagcagcaaggccGCAACGACCACCATCTCgcgcaaagccaaagccagcCTTTCGATCCGAGTCGTCCCCAATCAAGAGGCAGACGAGGTAGCCGCCAACCTCACCATGTACGCGCAGGAGCAattcgacaagctcgagtCACAGAACGACCTCACCGTCGAAATCACCGGCAAGTCAGACCCCTGGCTAGGCGATCCGGACAACGAGATCTTCGCGACCCTCTCGGAAGCTATCACCGCGGCCTGGAGCCGGGACCAGACCAGTCAGAAACATCAGTATCCGCCGCTGCAGCGTTTtcccaagggcaaggacacGCCGGGCCTCGCGCGCACCGACTCCTCGGACAGCCTGGCCTCGCACATCGATCGCATCATCATGTCGACCACGACCTCGTCcgcgagcaagagcaaggccCGCCAGCGCTCCGCCCTCAGCAGCACAGTACCCACCTCGTCCACGCTGACGAGCAAATCGGGCGTGATCGTTTCCCCAGACGCCAGCGGGGACTCCTCGGACGAGAAGCCCGCAGCCCCTGCACAGGAGCCGGTCGCCACCCGTTCCACTGTCCAGCCGATCTTCATCCGCGAGGGCGGCTCGATCCCCACGATCCGGTTCCTGGAAAAGGAGTTCTCAGCGCCGGCGGCCAATTTACCCTGTGGGCAGGCGAGCGACAATGCGCATCTGTACAATGAGCGGTTGCGGGTGGAGAATCTGTACAAGAGTCGGGAGATCTTCCAGTATGTATTTTCGCGGTTGCCGAGGCGCCACCGTCCCAGTTAG
- a CDS encoding putative LaeA-like methyltransferase, which produces MASPSDAAYLLGRDPEESKRLNAQHAFLVDVIGGTPIHPSIPTANIRSIADAATGTGIWLVDAAQTLHNHHPRHTLSLHGFDISPAQFPFSSLKAQRHEIQLTVQDILQPFPQEHRGRYDLVHVRLLVGALKEVDYPRAVRNLYDLLKPGGYLQWDDCDTTAFCTDDPTPIDMEMRQIVVDAVEKLGLCGYAPQYLHQLAAQTGFVDARLYANSTADKPHLRGPARTWLMQVLRALMPHAMVKSGEVVDEKKAIERAERLVEEFGRHCTAALPLVNLYVLVARKPVRPRSGCCTIM; this is translated from the exons ATGGCCTCCCCATCTGACGCAGCTTACCTCCTAGGTCGTGATCCTGAGGAATCAAAACG TCTCAACGCTCAACATGCCTTCCTCGTGGACGTCATCGGCGGCACACCCATCCACCCCTCTATTCCCACGGCAAATATCCGCTCGATAGCAGACGCAGCCACAGGAACAGG GATCTGGCTCGTTGACGCCGCACAAACCctccacaaccaccacccCCGCCACACACTCTCCCTCCACGGCTTCGACATCTCCCCCGCACAGTTCCCCTTCAGCTCGCTAAAGGCCCAGCGGCACGAGATCCAGCTCACCGTGCAGGATATCCTACAGCCATTCCCACAGGAGCACCGCGGACGGTACGACCTCGTGCACGTGCGGCTGCTCGTCGGCGCCTTGAAGGAGGTGGATTATCCGCGGGCGGTGCGCAATCTGTACGATCTCCTGA AACCAGGCGGCTACCTCCAATGGGACGACTGCGACACCACCGCCTTCTGCACCGACGACCCTACCCCCATCGACATGGAAATGAGGCAGATTGTCGTCGACGCGGTCGAGAAACTGGGTCTGTGTGGGTATGCACCGCAGTATCTCCATCAGCTGGCGGCGCAGACTGGTTTCGTGGATGCCCGGCTGTATGCCAACAGCACGGCGGATAAGCCGCATTTGCGCGGGCCGGCGCGGACGTGGCTGATGCAGGTTCTTCGGGCGCTGATGCCGCATGCGATGGTCAAGTCTGGCGAGGTGGTGGACGAGAAGAAAGCCATAGAGCGCGCGGAGCGGCTGGTTGAGGAGTTTGGCCGGCATTGCACGGCTGCGTTGCCGTTGGTGAATCTGTATGTTTTGGTGGCGAGGAAACCGGTGCGGCCGAGATCCGGGTGTTGTACAATCATGTAA
- a CDS encoding TAPT1 family protein: protein MVPHRRSSSSDHHHPSLHDSYQPSSSSDEPWDLRPENGTKGGEMRELDGNGNADLPRPETPTSETTDRDITTNGNESQTLRLQRPKSIRQETDDIGETMDDTATANGASDNQESHHGYAELKAGQFPPQQALGLVFEHTNNGDDAHRTSLVDVLQGAEAGAALNGWPEKMSPSKGQDMERDREKVLKLSPAKIQELTSSPQSIPYRPVASETEQGRRVLSDGIHTTGAESDEGESRAHAGHLARDFQSGDGLGLGISAASKNSVSNGRTRPHASRTVSTPTSSRRPTLPGTNERLAQTWASRSKPDRPGIGLGNSRLEQESKRQLSPSPVITEPALPSPMPPSIPLPPLSVPTYLQLELSSGRPSPLYIHRSVTNDFPYESSRVKLERLSSFLRLPPALEQVLWFGILACLDAWLYSFTILPLRFCKALYILLESWLVNLGMEFRFVSDFVIKGIGRVWQRQKKSAPVAEAERRPRGTSAERGPRTKSGESRRLHRADTHKYQHRRQKSIPSALLPDDKADILKGLLMIATCCVLMYFDASRMYHWIRGQAAIKLYVIYNVLEVSDRLLAAIGQDVLECLFSREALERRPDGRSKVFRPFGLFLLALTYTVLHATSLFYQVMTLNVAVNSYSNALITLLLSNQFVEIKSTVFKKFEKENLFQLTCADVVERFQLWLMLTIIASRNIVETGAFNFVGTLSSSLSSRSTSTNSTPLSTPPRSSSSILPQSFTFFPSSLISSFSHVNSFLPTLAQVLGPFLVVLGSEMLVDWLKHAYINKFNNTRPAIYGRFLDILAKDYYTNAFGDQNLTKRLGLPVIPLSCLFFRVSVQTYQMFLAALLPHQPSSTAVESTSLASIHSHYVPSPIPSAPPLTLRTILPVSAAHASAFFRRVLANAMPSPAQSVYIFTIVLILTAFILLLILKLLLGMLLLVYSRSRYRRMKVREAEQAAHKTDSGSATGPASRGREFAIEGSRRVGGWGSVEVNDDKRRWIYTDDPEGLRRLKAREERDKEKAAKEGEASMDHVQRYEMVAKRIW from the coding sequence ATGGTTCCTCATCGGCgctcgtcttcctccgaccaccaccacccttCGCTCCACGATAGTTATCAGCCTTCGAGTTCCTCCGATGAGCCATGGGATCTGCGGCCAGAGAATGGCACAAAGGGCGGTGAAATGCGTGAGTTGGATGGGAATGGGAACGCTGACTTGCCGCGACCGGAGACGCCTACAAGCGAGACCACAGACCGGGACATAACCACGAACGGGAACGAATCGCAAACGTTGCGGCTTCAGAGGCCGAAATCTATACGTCAAGAAACGGATGATATTGGCGAGACTATGGATGATACCGCTACGGCGAATGGGGCTTCGGATAACCAGGAGTCTCACCACGGTTACGCCGAGCTGAAAGCTGGACAGTTTCCGCCACAGCAGGCTCTGGGGCTCGTTTTTGAACATACTAATAATGGCGATGACGCCCACCGGACATCGTTGGTCGATGTGCTTCAGGGGGCTGAGGCTGGCGCCGCGCTGAATGGCTGGCCTGAGAAGATGTCGCCCTCGAAAGGGCAGGATATGGAGCGAGACCGAGAGAAGGTTCTGAAGCTGTCTCCGGCGAAGATCCAGGAGCTCACGTCGTCGCCGCAGTCAATACCGTATCGTCCTGTGGCTTCGGAGACCGAGCAAGGCCGACGGGTGTTGTCGGATGGCATACATACCACGGGTGCAGAGTCGGACGAGGGCGAGTCGAGAGCTCACGCTGGCCATCTTGCTAGAGATTTCCAGTCAGGGGATGGATTGGGGCTGGGAATCTCCGCTGCGTCGAAAAATTCCGTGTCCAACGGTCGTACGCGGCCACACGCCTCGCGGACTGTCTCGACTCCCACCTCATCGCGACGACCGACGCTACCGGGCACCAACGAACGGCTAGCGCAGACGTGGGCATCCCGGTCGAAACCGGACCGCCCGGGGATCGGTCTGGGGAACAGTCGCTTGGAGCAGGAATCCAAGCGCCAACTCAGCCCTTCGCCGGTCATCACCGAACCTGCCTTGCCCTCTCCCATGCCACCGTCCATCCCGCTTCCTCCGCTGTCGGTGCCGACGTACCTGCAATTGGAGCTCTCGTCCGGTCGACCATCCCCTTTGTATATACATCGCTCCGTCACGAATGATTTCCCGTATGAGTCGTCGCGCGTCAAACTCGAGCGCTTGTCAAGTTTTCTGAGACTGCCGCCGGCCCTGGAGCAGGTGCTCTGGTTTGGAATTCTGGCGTGCCTGGATGCGTGGCTGTATTCCTTCACGATCCTCCCCCTGCGCTTCTGCAAGGCTTTGTATATTCTGTTGGAATCCTGGTTAGTCAACCTGGGCATGGAGTTTCGTTTTGTCTCAGACTTTGTCATCAAGGGAATCGGGAGAGTCtggcagaggcagaaaaAATCAGCCCCGGTCGCGGAAGCTGAACGTAGACCGCGAGGTACTTCGGCAGAGCGAGGACCAAGAACCAAGTCCGGGGAATCGCGACGACTGCACCGTGCCGATACACACAAGTACCAACATCGCCGGCAAAAGTCCATACCCTCTGCCCTTCTGCCTGACGACAAGGCCGATATCCTCAAGGGACTGCTCATGATTGCTACATGCTGTGTTCTGATGTACTTTGACGCCAGTCGAATGTACCACTGGATTCGTGGTCAGGCGGCTATTAAACTGTACGTGATCTACAATGTGCTGGAGGTCAGTGACCGGCTGTTAGCCGCCATCGGACAAGACGTGCTCGAGTGTCTCTTCTCGCGGGAGGCTCTAGAGCGTCGCCCGGACGGGCGCAGCAAGGTGTTTCGGCCATTTGGCCTCTTTTTGCTGGCCTTGACGTATACTGTGCTTCACGCCACGTCGCTGTTCTACCAAGTCATGACGCTGAACGTGGCGGTCAACTCGTACTCGAACGCGTTGATCACGCTTTTACTTTCGAACCAGTTTGTCGAAATCAAGTCGACAGTCTTTAAGAAGTTCGAAAAGGAGAACCTGTTTCAGCTTACGTGTGCTGATGTGGTTGAGAGATTCCAGCTCTGGCTGATGCTCACGATTATCGCCTCGCGTAATATTGTCGAAACCGGAGCATTCAATTTTGTGGGCACATTGAGCTCCAGCCTGAGTAGTCGCTcgaccagcaccaacagcacGCCTCTGTCGACTCCTCCCAGGTCGTCGTCCTCGATTCTGCCGCAGAGTTTCACCTTCTTTCCGTCGTCactcatctcctccttcagccACGTTAACTCCTTCCTGCCTACACTGGCGCAGGTGCTGGGCCCATTCTTGGTCGTCCTCGGGTCGGAGATGCTCGTGGACTGGCTCAAGCATGCATACATCAACAAGTTCAACAACACGCGGCCGGCCATCTACGGCCGCTTTTTGGATATTCTGGCCAAGGACTACTATACCAATGCGTTTGGCGACCAGAACCTCACCAAGCGTCTAGGGCTTCCGGTGATCCCGCTGTCTTGCCTCTTTTTCCGGGTCTCTGTCCAAACGTATCAGATGTTCCTTGCCGCCCTGCTTCCGCACCAGCCTTCGTCGACGGCCGTTGAGTCGACCTCCCTCGCCTCGATTCACAGCCACTACGTGCCATCGCCGATCCCGTCCGCGCCCCCGCTGACTTTGCGTACTATCCTCCCTGTCTCTGCCGCGCACGCCAGCGCTTTCTTCCGGAGGGTGTTGGCCAACGCGATGCCGTCGCCGGCACAATCGGTGTACATTTTCACCATTGTGCTGATTCTGACGGCATTTATCCTCTTGTTGATTCTAAAGTTGCTTCTCGGCATGCTTCTGCTCGTGTACTCGCGCTCGCGGTACCGGAGGATGAAGGTCAGGGAGGCGGAACAGGCAGCGCACAAGACGGACAGCGGAAGTGCCACCGGCCCGGCCTCTCGGGGACGCGAGTTCGCGATTGAAGGGAGCCGTCGCGTGGGTGGGTGGGGGTCGGTCGAGGTGAACGACGACAAGCGGCGGTGGATCTATACGGATGACCCAGAGGGACTGCGTCGGTTGAAGGCGCGGGAAGAGAgggacaaggagaaggctgcgAAGGAGGGCGAGGCGTCGATGGACCATGTGCAGCGCTACGAGATGGTGGCCAAGCGGATATGGTAG